A genomic segment from Bradyrhizobium diazoefficiens USDA 110 encodes:
- a CDS encoding acetylornithine transaminase, producing the protein MTTATHPYDALMDITARPKAVFVRGAGSYLWDDSRKRYLDFVQGWAVNCLGHSPSAIADALAAQAKRLLTPSPAFYNEPSLKLAQALVANSAFDQVFFANSGAEANEGAIKLARKYGSLHKGGAFEIISFEGGFHGRTLATMSASGKKAFEPLFEPKVAGFKKAKLNDIASVEKLINDNTVAVMLEPIQGESGVWPATDQFLQELRALTKAHGLLLILDEIQTGMGRTGKLFHYEHTGIAPDIMTLGKGIGGGVPLAALLATERAACFEHGDQGGTFNGNPIMCAAGLAVLDEVGKPDFLKSVTETGLLLESELQKVSARHGLGGVRGRGLLLALDLKLPIAPGIVAQAFEAGVLLNAPQVDTLRFMPALNVTRAEIAEMIDCLDAILTKAGAARRVA; encoded by the coding sequence ATGACCACCGCCACCCATCCGTATGATGCGCTGATGGATATCACCGCACGGCCCAAGGCCGTGTTCGTCCGCGGCGCCGGCTCCTACCTCTGGGACGACAGCCGCAAGCGCTATCTCGATTTCGTGCAGGGCTGGGCCGTGAACTGCCTCGGCCACTCGCCATCGGCGATCGCCGACGCGCTTGCCGCGCAGGCCAAGCGGCTGCTGACGCCAAGCCCGGCCTTCTACAACGAGCCGAGCCTCAAGCTCGCGCAGGCGCTGGTCGCAAACAGTGCCTTCGACCAGGTGTTCTTCGCCAACTCCGGCGCGGAGGCCAATGAGGGCGCGATCAAGCTCGCGCGCAAATACGGCAGCCTGCACAAGGGCGGCGCATTCGAGATCATCAGCTTCGAAGGCGGCTTCCACGGCCGGACACTGGCGACGATGTCGGCCTCGGGCAAGAAGGCGTTCGAGCCCTTGTTCGAGCCGAAGGTCGCCGGCTTCAAGAAGGCGAAGCTCAACGACATCGCCTCGGTCGAGAAGCTGATCAACGACAACACCGTCGCGGTCATGCTCGAGCCGATCCAGGGCGAGTCCGGCGTATGGCCTGCGACCGATCAGTTCCTGCAGGAGCTGCGCGCGCTGACAAAGGCGCACGGCCTGCTGCTCATTCTTGACGAGATCCAGACCGGCATGGGCCGGACCGGAAAGCTCTTTCACTACGAGCACACTGGCATCGCGCCCGACATCATGACGCTCGGCAAGGGCATCGGCGGCGGCGTGCCGCTCGCCGCGCTGCTTGCGACCGAACGGGCGGCCTGCTTCGAGCACGGCGACCAGGGCGGCACCTTCAACGGCAACCCGATCATGTGCGCGGCGGGCCTTGCGGTGCTGGACGAGGTCGGCAAGCCGGACTTCCTGAAGTCGGTCACCGAGACCGGCCTGTTGCTCGAAAGCGAGTTGCAGAAGGTCTCGGCCCGGCATGGCCTCGGCGGCGTGCGCGGCCGCGGCCTGCTGCTCGCGCTCGACCTCAAGCTGCCGATCGCGCCCGGCATCGTCGCGCAGGCGTTCGAAGCCGGCGTGCTGCTGAATGCACCGCAGGTCGACACGCTGCGCTTCATGCCGGCGCTGAACGTGACGCGGGCGGAGATCGCCGAGATGATCGATTGCCTCGACGCGATCTTGACCAAGGCCGGCGCGGCGAGGCGCGTGGCGTAG
- a CDS encoding quinone oxidoreductase family protein gives MTKAVRVHKVGGPEALVYESVEVPAPGPGEVRIRQHAVGLNFIDVYYRTGLYKAPELPFIAGNEASGEVIAVGPGVTNFHPGDRVAYYHNLGAYTGERNIPWEKLVKLPDHITHEQGAVLMLKGLTVWYLLHKTFKVEPHHRVLIHAAAGGIGLLACQWARALGAHVIGTVGSREKAELAEANGCDHVILYNEEDFVARVKQISRNEGCDVVYDGVGKATFPGSLSCLKPRGMFVSFGNASGPVPPFSIAELNNHGSLFATRPKLNDYVGTRKELLEGADTLFSAVINGKLHVPINHAYALKDAAKAHIDLESRKTTGASILKP, from the coding sequence ATGACCAAAGCCGTCCGTGTGCACAAGGTCGGAGGCCCCGAAGCCCTGGTCTATGAGAGCGTCGAGGTGCCGGCGCCCGGCCCCGGCGAGGTGCGCATCCGCCAGCATGCGGTGGGGCTGAACTTCATCGACGTCTATTATCGCACCGGCCTCTACAAGGCGCCGGAGCTGCCTTTCATCGCCGGCAACGAGGCCTCGGGCGAGGTCATCGCGGTCGGGCCGGGCGTCACGAATTTCCATCCCGGCGACCGCGTCGCCTACTACCACAATCTCGGCGCCTATACCGGCGAGCGCAATATCCCGTGGGAGAAGCTGGTCAAGCTGCCCGACCACATCACCCACGAGCAGGGCGCCGTGCTGATGCTCAAGGGGCTCACGGTCTGGTATCTTCTGCACAAGACCTTCAAGGTCGAGCCGCACCATCGCGTGCTGATCCACGCCGCCGCCGGCGGCATCGGCCTCCTGGCCTGCCAATGGGCGAGGGCGCTCGGCGCCCACGTCATCGGCACGGTCGGCTCGCGCGAGAAGGCCGAGCTTGCGGAAGCCAATGGCTGCGACCACGTCATCCTCTACAACGAGGAGGACTTCGTCGCGCGCGTCAAACAAATCAGCCGCAACGAGGGCTGCGATGTCGTCTATGACGGCGTCGGCAAGGCGACCTTCCCGGGCTCGCTGTCCTGCCTGAAGCCGCGCGGCATGTTCGTCTCGTTCGGCAATGCCTCGGGTCCGGTGCCGCCGTTCTCGATCGCCGAGCTCAACAACCACGGCTCGCTGTTCGCGACCCGGCCGAAGCTCAACGATTACGTCGGCACGCGCAAGGAATTGCTGGAAGGCGCCGACACGCTGTTTTCCGCCGTCATCAACGGCAAGCTGCACGTGCCGATCAACCACGCCTACGCGCTGAAGGATGCCGCCAAGGCGCATATCGATCTCGAAAGCCGCAAGACCACGGGCGCGTCGATTTTGAAGCCGTAG
- a CDS encoding NirA family protein, whose translation MKLETVSVDFTDEQKRYLEGFTTGLQISRVGRGLGGGSGKANAEPTGPDAVHIKAQDKVIASGKKLADQEKFKRDEHPFDAYPRLRQQALDNAPPSPADNFRWRYYGIFYVAPTQDSYMCRLRIPNGIMKHWQLSGLADLADDLCGPYSHVTTRANLQLREIPPKHAVKLIEGIQDLGLCSRGSGADNIRNVTGTPTAGIDPQEIIDTRPFAREWHYHILNDRSLYGLPRKFNVAFDGAGRIAVLEETNDIAFTAFEVKDGFGVEPGVWFRLGLGGITGHKDFAKYSGIIVKPEQATAVADAIVRVFIDHGDRTNRNKARLKYVLDAMGHDGFLKLVEERLKTPFTRVPEEAFAPRPAADRMAHIGVHKQKQDGLNWIGVSLTLGKLTCDQMRSLAKVARDLGDGEIRLTVWQNLLIPGVRDENVELAIAAIKQIGLAVEASHIRAGLIACTGNAGCRFAASNTKRHAAEIGDWCEPRVEMDKPVNIHVTGCHHSCAQHYISDIGLIGARVPVNEDDTVEGYHLFTGGGFGPDADVGQEVYHDLKAEDAPKTVEALLKAYIAHRASPDETFLSFARRHDGETLRKLADAQVSA comes from the coding sequence ATGAAACTCGAAACAGTCTCAGTCGACTTTACCGACGAGCAGAAGCGCTATCTCGAAGGCTTCACGACCGGTCTGCAGATCAGCCGGGTCGGTCGCGGCCTTGGTGGCGGCTCCGGCAAGGCGAATGCCGAGCCGACCGGTCCGGATGCCGTGCACATCAAGGCGCAGGACAAGGTCATCGCCTCGGGCAAGAAGCTCGCCGACCAGGAGAAGTTCAAGCGCGACGAGCATCCCTTCGACGCCTATCCGCGGCTGCGCCAGCAGGCGCTCGACAATGCGCCGCCGAGCCCGGCGGACAATTTCCGCTGGCGCTACTACGGCATCTTCTATGTCGCGCCGACGCAGGACTCCTACATGTGCCGCCTGCGCATCCCGAACGGCATCATGAAGCACTGGCAGTTGTCGGGCCTTGCCGATCTCGCCGACGATCTCTGCGGGCCGTACAGCCATGTCACGACGCGCGCCAACCTCCAGCTTCGCGAGATCCCGCCGAAGCACGCCGTGAAGCTGATCGAGGGCATCCAGGATCTCGGCCTGTGCTCGCGCGGCTCCGGCGCCGACAACATCCGCAACGTGACCGGGACGCCGACCGCCGGCATCGATCCGCAGGAAATCATCGACACGCGGCCGTTTGCGCGCGAGTGGCACTACCACATCCTCAACGACCGCTCGCTCTACGGCCTGCCGCGCAAGTTCAACGTCGCCTTCGACGGCGCCGGCAGGATCGCGGTGCTGGAAGAGACCAACGACATCGCCTTCACGGCGTTCGAGGTGAAGGACGGGTTCGGCGTCGAGCCCGGGGTCTGGTTCCGGCTCGGCCTCGGCGGCATCACCGGCCACAAGGATTTTGCAAAGTATTCCGGCATCATCGTCAAGCCGGAGCAGGCGACCGCTGTCGCCGATGCCATCGTGCGCGTGTTCATCGACCACGGCGACCGCACCAATCGCAACAAGGCGCGGCTGAAATACGTGCTCGACGCGATGGGCCATGACGGCTTCCTGAAGCTCGTCGAAGAACGGCTGAAGACGCCATTCACGCGCGTGCCGGAAGAGGCGTTTGCGCCGCGGCCTGCGGCTGACCGCATGGCTCATATCGGCGTGCACAAGCAGAAGCAGGACGGCCTCAACTGGATCGGCGTTTCGCTGACGCTCGGCAAGCTCACCTGTGATCAGATGCGGAGCCTTGCCAAGGTTGCGCGTGACCTCGGCGACGGGGAGATCCGCCTGACGGTCTGGCAGAACCTGCTGATCCCGGGCGTGCGTGACGAGAACGTCGAGCTTGCGATTGCCGCGATCAAGCAGATCGGGCTCGCGGTCGAGGCCTCGCATATCCGCGCCGGCCTGATCGCCTGCACCGGCAATGCCGGCTGCCGCTTCGCCGCCTCCAACACCAAACGCCACGCCGCCGAGATCGGCGACTGGTGCGAGCCGCGCGTCGAGATGGACAAGCCGGTCAACATCCACGTCACCGGCTGTCACCATTCCTGCGCGCAGCACTACATCAGCGACATCGGCCTGATCGGAGCGCGGGTGCCGGTGAACGAGGATGACACGGTCGAGGGCTATCACCTCTTCACCGGCGGCGGGTTCGGCCCCGACGCCGACGTCGGGCAGGAGGTCTATCACGACCTCAAGGCCGAGGACGCGCCGAAGACGGTCGAAGCGCTGCTCAAGGCCTATATCGCTCATCGCGCCTCGCCCGACGAAACCTTCCTCTCCTTTGCGCGCCGCCATGACGGCGAGACGCTGCGCAAGCTTGCCGATGCACAGGTGTCCGCATGA
- a CDS encoding sulfite reductase subunit alpha: MNQITPPPKLDIIPASAPFSDAQRSWLNGFFAGLLSPDVATPLSAEQGAAVMQAGDGDDGEAPWHDQTMPIADRMKLAEGRPVRRKMMAAMAQQDCGQCGYNCHDYSEAIATRSEARLNLCVPGGKETARMLKSLYEELDKAPAAKAPEKADAVAAPAVTVTIAEPGRSRDNPTEATFLSRRLLNKGKSEKETYHVEFDLSASKLDYIVGDSFGVFARNDVGLVDQIIALLGASHTTKVNGKTLREVLIDDVSLSPAPDSLFELISFITGGAQREKARALAQGEDPDGDAATLDVMAALQKFSGIRPHPEAFVEALEPLQPRLYSISSSHNATPGKLSLTVDSVRYVIGKRKRIGVASTFLGERIAEGEKLKVYVQKAHGFGLPQDPKTPVIMIGPGTGIAPFRAFLLDRKATGAPGKNWLFFGHQRSDCDFFYQEELNAMKTSGLLTRMSLAWSRDGEKKFYVQDRMREVGRELWTWLAEGAHLYICGDAKRMAKDVERALVDIVAQFGARSTDEAVSFVAELKKTGRFQADVY, translated from the coding sequence ATGAACCAGATCACCCCTCCGCCGAAACTCGATATCATTCCCGCCAGCGCCCCGTTCTCCGACGCGCAGCGCTCCTGGCTGAACGGATTCTTTGCCGGGTTGCTGTCGCCTGATGTGGCTACGCCCCTGTCGGCGGAGCAGGGCGCCGCCGTCATGCAAGCCGGCGACGGCGACGATGGCGAAGCGCCGTGGCACGATCAGACTATGCCGATCGCCGACCGGATGAAGCTTGCAGAGGGGCGTCCCGTCCGCCGCAAGATGATGGCGGCGATGGCGCAGCAGGATTGCGGCCAGTGCGGCTATAATTGCCACGATTATTCGGAGGCGATCGCCACCCGCAGCGAAGCGCGGCTCAACCTGTGTGTTCCCGGCGGCAAGGAAACCGCGCGGATGCTGAAGTCGCTGTACGAGGAGCTGGACAAGGCGCCGGCGGCGAAAGCGCCCGAAAAAGCGGATGCGGTGGCAGCGCCGGCCGTGACCGTGACGATCGCAGAGCCCGGCCGCTCGCGCGACAATCCGACCGAGGCGACCTTCCTGTCGCGGCGCCTTCTCAACAAGGGGAAGTCGGAGAAGGAGACCTATCACGTCGAGTTCGATCTCTCCGCGAGCAAGCTCGACTACATCGTCGGCGACAGCTTTGGCGTGTTCGCGCGCAACGATGTCGGCCTCGTCGACCAGATCATCGCACTGCTCGGCGCTTCGCATACGACCAAGGTGAACGGCAAGACACTGCGCGAGGTGCTGATCGACGACGTCTCGCTGTCGCCGGCGCCGGACTCGCTGTTCGAACTGATCTCCTTCATCACCGGGGGTGCGCAGCGCGAGAAGGCGCGGGCGCTGGCGCAGGGCGAGGATCCCGATGGCGACGCCGCCACGCTGGACGTGATGGCGGCGCTCCAGAAGTTTTCCGGCATACGGCCGCATCCCGAAGCCTTCGTCGAGGCGCTGGAGCCGCTCCAGCCGCGGCTCTATTCGATCTCGTCCTCGCACAATGCGACGCCGGGAAAACTTTCGCTGACGGTCGATTCCGTGCGCTATGTGATCGGCAAGCGCAAACGCATCGGCGTTGCCTCGACCTTCCTCGGCGAGCGCATCGCTGAGGGCGAGAAGCTCAAGGTCTATGTGCAGAAGGCGCATGGTTTCGGCCTGCCGCAGGACCCGAAGACGCCGGTTATCATGATCGGCCCCGGCACCGGCATCGCGCCGTTCCGCGCCTTCCTGCTCGACCGCAAGGCGACCGGCGCGCCGGGCAAGAACTGGCTGTTCTTCGGCCACCAGCGCAGCGATTGCGACTTCTTCTACCAGGAAGAGCTCAACGCGATGAAGACCTCGGGCCTGCTCACGCGCATGTCGCTGGCCTGGTCGCGCGACGGCGAGAAGAAGTTCTACGTGCAGGACCGCATGCGCGAAGTCGGCCGCGAATTGTGGACCTGGCTCGCCGAGGGCGCGCATCTCTACATCTGCGGCGATGCCAAGCGCATGGCCAAGGATGTCGAGCGCGCGCTGGTCGAC
- a CDS encoding CmpA/NrtA family ABC transporter substrate-binding protein: MTGPLRIGFIPLVDAAALIVAVDKGFTAAEGLDVELVREVSWSNVRDKLNIGLFDAAHLLAPVAIASSLGLGHVKVPIAAPFNLGINGNAITVSPTLHAALMEEIDGDRFDPLVTAKALARVVARRRKLGADPLTFGMTFPFSTHNYQLRFWMAAAGVDPDEDVRLVVLPPPYMVDSLANGHVDAFCVGAPWNSIAVDLGIGHILHFVSDILVHAAEKVLAVRQTWADKNPDVVASLVRAAVKAAEFIEHPENRIEAARILAQPERIGVDAEVIQRTLTGRLKISPDGTFRESGRYLLVGREGAGRPDPVQAAWLYAQMVRWGQTALAPDGVKTAMAVFRPDLYDAALGSRAAPSEAPAAFGAFAGPVFDPDNIRGHLEAFEVGRWKA, encoded by the coding sequence ATGACCGGACCGCTTCGCATCGGGTTCATTCCGCTGGTCGATGCCGCCGCGCTGATCGTCGCCGTCGACAAGGGCTTTACCGCCGCCGAAGGCCTCGACGTCGAACTGGTGCGCGAGGTCTCCTGGTCCAACGTCCGCGACAAGCTCAATATCGGCCTGTTCGACGCCGCCCATCTGCTGGCGCCCGTGGCGATCGCGTCCTCACTCGGGCTCGGCCACGTCAAGGTGCCGATCGCCGCGCCCTTCAATCTCGGCATCAACGGCAACGCGATCACGGTGTCGCCGACGCTTCATGCCGCGCTGATGGAGGAGATCGACGGCGACCGCTTCGATCCGCTCGTTACGGCGAAGGCGCTGGCTCGGGTGGTCGCCAGGCGGCGCAAGCTAGGTGCCGATCCGCTGACCTTCGGCATGACCTTTCCGTTCTCGACCCACAATTACCAATTGCGGTTCTGGATGGCGGCGGCCGGCGTTGATCCCGACGAGGATGTGCGGCTGGTGGTGTTGCCGCCGCCCTACATGGTGGACAGCCTCGCGAACGGCCATGTCGATGCGTTCTGCGTCGGCGCGCCCTGGAATTCGATCGCGGTCGATCTCGGCATCGGCCACATCCTGCATTTCGTCTCGGACATCCTCGTCCACGCGGCGGAGAAGGTGCTGGCGGTCCGCCAGACCTGGGCCGACAAGAATCCGGACGTGGTCGCTAGCCTCGTGCGCGCGGCCGTGAAGGCCGCCGAGTTCATCGAGCATCCGGAGAACCGCATCGAGGCCGCGCGCATCCTGGCGCAGCCGGAGCGGATCGGCGTCGATGCCGAGGTGATCCAGCGCACGCTCACGGGACGCCTGAAGATCTCGCCCGACGGCACCTTCCGCGAAAGCGGACGTTACCTCCTGGTCGGACGCGAAGGGGCGGGGCGCCCGGATCCGGTCCAGGCCGCCTGGCTCTACGCCCAGATGGTGCGCTGGGGACAGACGGCGCTGGCGCCGGATGGCGTCAAGACGGCGATGGCCGTGTTCAGGCCGGATCTTTATGATGCCGCCCTGGGCAGCCGAGCGGCGCCCAGTGAGGCTCCCGCGGCGTTCGGGGCGTTCGCCGGCCCCGTCTTCGATCCCGACAATATCAGGGGGCATCTCGAGGCCTTCGAAGTCGGTCGCTGGAAGGCCTGA
- a CDS encoding carboxymuconolactone decarboxylase family protein, with protein MTHAQTQAESRFDRGQRALSRIDGRAGEKVVASLADIAPDFARYVIEFPFGDIYSRPDLGLRDREIATIAALTALGNAAPQLKVHIEAGLNVGLSRDEIVEIIMQMAVYAGFPAAVNGLFAAKEVFSAHDGRQGSGEAT; from the coding sequence ATGACGCACGCTCAAACACAAGCCGAAAGCCGCTTCGATCGCGGCCAGCGGGCCCTGTCACGCATTGACGGCAGAGCCGGCGAAAAGGTCGTCGCCTCACTCGCCGACATCGCTCCGGATTTCGCACGATACGTGATCGAGTTTCCCTTCGGCGACATTTACAGCCGCCCGGATCTCGGCCTGCGCGATCGAGAGATCGCGACGATCGCCGCGCTGACGGCGCTCGGAAATGCCGCGCCTCAGCTCAAAGTGCATATCGAGGCGGGTCTGAACGTCGGGCTGTCTCGCGACGAGATCGTGGAGATCATCATGCAGATGGCCGTCTATGCGGGCTTCCCGGCGGCGGTGAACGGGCTGTTCGCAGCCAAGGAGGTGTTTTCCGCGCATGATGGACGGCAGGGGTCGGGAGAAGCGACATGA
- a CDS encoding tetratricopeptide repeat protein encodes MKYNHEVGIRAGLCAIGTALILLALPAAAQSPSPAQARQWCFGTDKVGDDRRLAGCSAVLQANPSNALALANRGEIFRRKGDAERALADLNRAIDLDPNDAIAWYNRGIAYDDLGDRDHAIADYTRAIRLKPNDALYYNNRGNSYIGKNDYARALADYDQAIKLDRTFALAYFNRGTAYREHGEADRALADLDMAIKLDPNYGPAYGNRARIFRDKGERARALADFGKSLQLTPNNDRDAYARASMYFDDHDYARALEDYDRAIKANASYAGVFNARCMTRAILGQLQEALADCEQSLRMRPGDPYTLDSRALTYLKLGNLDAAIADYDTALSAKPELDSALYGRGLAKRRTGDADGAERDIAAARAVNAGIADVFARYGVQ; translated from the coding sequence ATGAAATACAATCACGAGGTTGGTATCCGGGCCGGGCTGTGCGCGATTGGCACAGCATTGATCCTGCTTGCACTTCCCGCCGCTGCGCAATCGCCATCACCCGCCCAGGCGCGGCAATGGTGTTTCGGCACCGACAAGGTCGGCGACGACCGGCGCCTCGCCGGCTGCTCGGCGGTGCTGCAAGCCAATCCCTCCAATGCGCTGGCGCTTGCCAACCGCGGCGAGATCTTCCGGCGCAAGGGCGACGCCGAGCGTGCGCTCGCCGATCTCAACCGCGCCATCGATCTCGATCCGAACGACGCCATCGCCTGGTACAATCGCGGCATTGCCTATGACGATCTCGGCGATCGCGACCACGCCATCGCCGACTATACGCGCGCGATCCGGCTCAAGCCAAATGACGCGCTCTACTACAACAACCGCGGCAATTCCTACATCGGCAAGAACGACTACGCCCGTGCGCTCGCCGACTACGATCAGGCCATCAAGCTCGATCGGACATTCGCGCTCGCCTATTTCAACCGCGGCACGGCCTATCGCGAGCACGGCGAGGCCGATCGCGCGCTCGCCGATCTCGACATGGCGATCAAGCTCGATCCCAACTATGGCCCGGCCTACGGCAACCGTGCACGCATCTTCCGCGACAAGGGGGAGCGGGCCCGGGCGCTGGCCGATTTCGGCAAGTCGCTCCAGCTCACGCCGAACAACGACCGCGACGCCTATGCGCGCGCGAGCATGTATTTCGACGACCACGACTACGCGCGGGCGCTGGAAGACTACGATCGCGCGATCAAGGCCAATGCGAGCTATGCCGGCGTGTTCAATGCCCGCTGCATGACGCGCGCGATCCTGGGGCAATTGCAGGAGGCGCTGGCCGATTGCGAGCAGTCGCTCCGGATGCGCCCGGGCGATCCCTACACGCTGGACAGCCGCGCCCTCACCTACCTCAAGCTCGGCAATCTCGACGCGGCGATTGCGGACTACGACACGGCGCTGAGCGCAAAGCCGGAGCTCGACAGCGCGCTCTACGGCCGCGGCCTTGCGAAACGCAGGACGGGTGACGCCGACGGCGCGGAGCGCGACATCGCCGCGGCCAGGGCGGTCAATGCCGGCATCGCCGACGTGTTCGCCCGTTACGGCGTGCAGTAA
- the rimO gene encoding 30S ribosomal protein S12 methylthiotransferase RimO, whose amino-acid sequence MDRAPRISFTSLGCPKALVDSERIITRLRAEGYELARKHDGADIVIVNTCGFLDSAKQESLSAIGEAMAENGKVIVTGCMGAEPEQIEQAYPGVLSITGPQQYESVLDAVHRALPPAHNPHLDLVPPQGIKLTPRHYAYLKISEGCNNRCTFCIIPKLRGDLVSRPANDVLREAERLVGAGVKELLVISQDTSAYGVDLKYAESPWKDRQVRAKFLDLARELGELGAWVRLQYVYPYPHVDEVIALMTQGTVLPYLDIPFQHASPEVLKAMKRPAAQDKTLARIKRWREECPDLALRSTFIVGFPGETDADFAYLLDWLDEAEIDRLGCFKYEPVAGATSNAIANPVPEEVKQERYNALMARQQKISARRLKRKVGTRQQIIIDEVGPTVARGRSKADAPEIDGAVYLSSRRPLRVGEIVTAKIERADQYDLHGSVAGF is encoded by the coding sequence ATGGACAGAGCGCCCCGCATTTCATTCACGTCACTCGGTTGTCCCAAGGCATTGGTGGATTCCGAGCGCATCATCACTCGCCTGCGCGCCGAGGGCTACGAGCTCGCCCGCAAGCATGACGGGGCCGACATCGTCATCGTCAACACCTGCGGCTTCCTCGACAGCGCCAAGCAGGAATCGCTCTCGGCGATCGGCGAGGCCATGGCCGAGAACGGCAAGGTGATCGTGACAGGCTGCATGGGCGCGGAACCCGAGCAGATCGAGCAGGCCTATCCGGGCGTGCTCTCCATCACCGGCCCGCAGCAATATGAGAGCGTGCTGGACGCGGTCCACCGCGCGCTGCCGCCCGCCCACAATCCGCATCTCGACCTGGTGCCGCCGCAGGGCATCAAGCTGACGCCGCGGCACTACGCCTATTTGAAGATCTCCGAGGGCTGCAACAACCGCTGCACCTTCTGCATCATCCCGAAGCTGCGCGGCGATCTGGTCTCGCGCCCGGCCAATGACGTGCTGCGCGAGGCCGAGCGGCTGGTCGGCGCCGGCGTCAAGGAGCTGCTGGTGATCTCGCAGGACACCTCGGCCTATGGCGTCGACCTGAAATACGCCGAGAGCCCGTGGAAGGATCGCCAGGTCCGCGCCAAATTCCTCGACCTCGCGCGCGAGCTCGGCGAGCTCGGGGCCTGGGTCCGGCTGCAATATGTCTACCCCTACCCGCATGTCGACGAGGTCATCGCACTGATGACGCAAGGCACGGTGCTGCCCTATCTCGACATCCCGTTCCAGCATGCGAGCCCCGAGGTGCTGAAGGCGATGAAGCGCCCGGCGGCGCAGGACAAGACGCTGGCACGGATCAAGCGCTGGCGCGAGGAATGCCCTGATCTTGCCCTGCGCTCGACCTTCATCGTCGGCTTCCCCGGCGAGACCGACGCGGACTTTGCCTATCTGCTCGACTGGCTCGACGAAGCCGAGATCGACCGCCTCGGCTGCTTCAAATACGAGCCGGTTGCCGGTGCGACGTCGAATGCGATCGCCAATCCCGTGCCGGAAGAGGTCAAGCAGGAGCGCTACAACGCGCTGATGGCGCGCCAGCAGAAGATCTCGGCGCGCAGGCTGAAGCGCAAGGTCGGCACGCGCCAGCAGATCATCATCGACGAGGTCGGCCCGACCGTTGCCCGGGGCCGGTCGAAGGCCGATGCGCCCGAGATCGACGGCGCGGTCTACCTGTCGAGCCGCCGCCCCTTGCGCGTCGGCGAGATCGTCACGGCAAAGATCGAGCGCGCCGACCAATACGACCTGCACGGCAGCGTCGCAGGGTTCTGA
- a CDS encoding MerR family transcriptional regulator has translation MKIGDLAKRTGLSTHTLRYYERIGLLPYADRDRSGQRDFDASILTWIEFLGRLKTTGMPIRDMLRYAALRDEGEATGPARRQMLEIHREQVRTEIAELQECLLVLDTKIAGYAGGEQRTKENDARSNTSRKPLRSRPAGPVTH, from the coding sequence ATGAAGATCGGCGACCTCGCAAAACGAACCGGCTTGTCGACTCACACGTTGCGTTATTATGAGCGCATCGGGCTGCTGCCATACGCAGACCGGGATCGTTCCGGCCAGCGTGACTTTGACGCATCGATCCTCACATGGATCGAATTCCTCGGTCGGCTCAAGACCACGGGAATGCCGATCCGGGACATGTTGCGCTATGCGGCGCTTCGTGATGAAGGCGAAGCCACCGGGCCAGCCCGGCGGCAGATGCTGGAAATCCACCGGGAACAGGTTCGCACGGAGATTGCCGAACTCCAGGAATGCCTGCTCGTCCTTGATACCAAGATCGCCGGCTATGCCGGCGGCGAACAGAGGACGAAGGAAAATGACGCACGCTCAAACACAAGCCGAAAGCCGCTTCGATCGCGGCCAGCGGGCCCTGTCACGCATTGA
- a CDS encoding ANTAR domain-containing response regulator, translating into MSAEQSPKIVIVDESPIRAAILEEGLREAGFTQVAHIREMQSLLARIYAVDPDIILIDLENPSRDVLEAMFQVSRAVRRPIAMFVDQSDSASIQASVEAGVSAYIVDGLKKERIKPILDLCVSRFNAFAKLQEELERTKSQLEDRKIIERAKGILMKVKGLTEDEAYVLLRSTAMREKKKIGEIAQSIITASEMLK; encoded by the coding sequence ATGAGCGCCGAGCAGTCGCCCAAAATCGTGATCGTCGACGAAAGCCCGATCCGGGCCGCGATCCTCGAGGAGGGGTTGCGGGAGGCCGGATTCACGCAGGTCGCCCATATCCGCGAGATGCAGAGCCTGCTGGCCCGTATTTATGCGGTGGATCCCGACATCATCCTGATCGATCTGGAAAACCCCAGCCGCGACGTGCTGGAGGCGATGTTCCAGGTCAGCCGCGCCGTGCGCCGGCCGATCGCGATGTTCGTCGACCAGAGCGATTCAGCCTCGATCCAGGCCTCGGTCGAGGCGGGCGTATCCGCCTACATCGTCGACGGGCTGAAGAAGGAGCGCATCAAGCCGATCCTCGACCTCTGCGTGTCCCGCTTCAACGCCTTCGCCAAGCTTCAGGAGGAACTCGAGCGCACGAAGTCGCAGCTCGAGGACCGCAAGATCATCGAGCGCGCCAAGGGCATCTTGATGAAGGTGAAGGGCCTCACCGAGGACGAGGCCTATGTGCTGCTGCGCTCGACCGCGATGCGCGAGAAGAAGAAAATCGGCGAGATCGCCCAGTCGATCATCACCGCGTCGGAGATGCTGAAATGA